The region CTGAAGAGCACGTCGCCGGAGCGGGCCTACCCGACGCTTCGGGGTCACCCGCCCGAAATCGAGGTGGGCGAGGAACTCCACATCCCGGAGGGGCTCTCTTCGCCTGATTCAGGAGTCCATATCGAGGTGCCCGTCCAGCGACGGTTCATCTACCCCGTCGCGCCGCTGGCGTTCTACCTCGGCGCGGAGCTAGTCCCGGGGACCGTCCCCCGCATCGTCGGCGAGGACGGGTTCACCTACCGACTCGACGGACTCGTCGGCCACGGTCCGACTGCCAGCGGAACGGAGTTCCGCGACGCCGATGGGTTCGAAGAGACAGTCGCGCAGACGCTGAAGCAGGTTCTCTTGCTCGACTGCGTGACGCGGACAGAGGGGTTCTACCAGCTCGATCTTGCCGAGCGCGAGCACGTCGAGGAGTGCGTCGACCTGGACTGGGCGTCGCTCTATGAAGGAACGATCACGGAGCAGCTCCGGGCCTACCTGGACGTCCCGTACGAACGGATTGCCGACCACGTCCCGGAGTGGAAGAGCACGGGCTACATCGCGCCGACGACCGAGAACGCCGAACTGCTGCCGTTCCTCCTCGACGATCTTGCGACAATCCGGATGCCGGCTGGTGAGAACGTGACAGCGTCTGAAGCACAGACTGCCTCGATGTTCGACTTCGCGAGGAGCGAGGGGGAGATGACCCGAAGCACAGCCCTGAGGGGATCGGAGTCACGGTCCAAGACGGTCGAGAGCCCGATGACCCAGTTGGTCGAACCCGAACCAACGGACGCCTTCCAAACTGTCTGGGCCGACGAGGGGATGCCCATCGGTGCGACGAAGGCCTCAATCGCGGGCTACCGGAACGGACTGGACCACACACCTTCCGAGGAGATCGGCGTCACGGTCGTCATCAACGACGACGGGATGGCCGACGAGGGCGACGTTGCTGAGGACGTGTACGGTGACGATACAGAGTTCCCGTTCGACCTTCGTGTCTACCGGAACCTCACCACCGACCGCCTGAAGGCGGTTCTCGAGACCGAGCGGGAGTTCCTCCACTACGTCGGCCACATCGAGGCTGACGGCTTCCAGTGTTCGGACGGTCGGCTGGACGCGCGCGACCTCGACTTCGTCGGCGTCGACGCGTTCTTCCTCAACGGCTGTGCCTCCTACGACCAGGGGATGGCGTTGCTGGAGCGCGGTGCCATCGGCGGCGTCGTGACGGTGACGGAGGTCATCAACAGCGGCGCGACGCGTGTGGGGAAGGCAATGGTGAAGCTACTGAACCACGGGTTCCCGTTACGTGCCGCTTTGGATGTTGCAAGCCAACAGTCGTTCGTCGGCGGCCAGTACTCAATTGTCGGGGATGGGGACGTCGACATTCTACAGCGGAAAAATCTCGGTGCCTCTGTCACGGACATCACTGAATCAGAGGGGGAGTTCGTCGTCTCCCCGACAGTGTATCCGACTGGAGATCTTTCAGTTGGCGCACATTCAAGAACAGTATTCGGATCGGGAAATCAGTACGAACTAACGCCTGGTTCCCTCAAACAGATTCGATACGAGAGCAAATCCGAGCTAAGACAGGTTCTCCAGCAAACGAATGATCTCGTTCGGTATCAGGGCCAGATATACCACCCGGACCGCCTACCGTTCAGCGAAAGTAGCTAGTATCCGGCCACGCGTTCCACGGTAATTACGGCCCTGCGACGTCGAGTGTCGCAGCCGCACTACCAGCCTGCGAAAGGAACAGCATCATCGTGAACAGTGCGCCCATCATCTTCGGGTTGTCGGCCAGGAACGACTTGAGTTCGCTCATTACAATTTATCCGAGGGGAGTTTCCTGTTTATATTTATAAATTCGCCAGTCTGATTTTCAGCAGTGATAAACGCGAGTGTCAAATACCCGGGGCGAAAACTACATTGGGACAACTGAGTAGACAAGTCGGTATAGCGCTTCTGACCATCTGTGTTCGGTTAAGAAGTAGGTACGTGTTTAGCCCCAGTTGATTTCGTCACTGTCTCGTAGGTAGCGGCCCGCGATGGGCATATGATCCATCAGCAGGGAGTCGAGATACCCACTCAGGGATGGTCTCCGAGCAGCGGAGACCATCCCGACTGCCCTGCTGTCGTCGCTGTGAGGTGGGAGTCGTGAACGGGACCGATCTCACCAAGGACGAACTTCTCTCACGGTTTCTCCAGATGGAGGAGAAAATTGACGAACTGGAAGAGAAACTCGATCAGAAGAACGAGCGGATCGAAGAGCAGCACGAGCAGA is a window of halophilic archaeon DL31 DNA encoding:
- a CDS encoding hypothetical protein (KEGG: hje:HacjB3_14615 hypothetical protein) gives rise to the protein MTAINIDIATRGTSLHVTDVIEQRQCVLRTPTPATAEAVDGDSFYFPVDAAAVLNVGSVTLGNYVPTFVRNGDGDVVAEVDRFDEQTFDDGEFLLELEQPVKLYIRVHGSLRIETTGMTTTIETDGQLWVGARSRHNHPAATITTTGEPEELLEVVSALSSSLKSTSPERAYPTLRGHPPEIEVGEELHIPEGLSSPDSGVHIEVPVQRRFIYPVAPLAFYLGAELVPGTVPRIVGEDGFTYRLDGLVGHGPTASGTEFRDADGFEETVAQTLKQVLLLDCVTRTEGFYQLDLAEREHVEECVDLDWASLYEGTITEQLRAYLDVPYERIADHVPEWKSTGYIAPTTENAELLPFLLDDLATIRMPAGENVTASEAQTASMFDFARSEGEMTRSTALRGSESRSKTVESPMTQLVEPEPTDAFQTVWADEGMPIGATKASIAGYRNGLDHTPSEEIGVTVVINDDGMADEGDVAEDVYGDDTEFPFDLRVYRNLTTDRLKAVLETEREFLHYVGHIEADGFQCSDGRLDARDLDFVGVDAFFLNGCASYDQGMALLERGAIGGVVTVTEVINSGATRVGKAMVKLLNHGFPLRAALDVASQQSFVGGQYSIVGDGDVDILQRKNLGASVTDITESEGEFVVSPTVYPTGDLSVGAHSRTVFGSGNQYELTPGSLKQIRYESKSELRQVLQQTNDLVRYQGQIYHPDRLPFSESS